Part of the Magnetococcales bacterium genome is shown below.
CCGACGGTCGGCTTTCAGGTACCATTGGTGGTTGGCATCTGGAGTCTGGCCCGGATTCTGGGCCAAAGATGGCATTTCAACCTGCCCCTGGCCTGTGCCTGGACCTTGTTGACCAATCTGGCCACCATGGGACCGCTCTATTATCTTTTTCTGCGCACGGGTCGTCTCATGCTGGGACAAACCGAGGCGACCCATGGTTTCGCTTCTTTTGTCGCACAGTTGAATACGACCTCGCCAACCGACCTCGGCTGGCTGGACAGCATGCTCTTTTATTGGCATCTGGTGGTCGATACCTTTGGCCTGCCCCTCCTGATCGGCTCGTTGCCCTGGGCCTTGCTCACCGCTATTCTGGGCTATGTCTGGACCATGCGTTTCATGTCCTATCGGCAAAAACAGCGCCACCTGAAAAACCGGTGACCGGAGCATGAACATATGCATACTGGATCCGCGCAACATAGAACTGCGGGATTGATCAACATCAGGCAAACCACTCCGGCAACTCCCTGACCGACCATGACCCTCCATATCCACCCGGACACCGATGCCACGCTCCGTGCCCTGGCGAAGCATATTGTCATTGCGACCCAGGACGCCCGACACCGGCAGGCTCCCCTGCATGTGGCCATACCGGGAGGAGAAACGCCCAACCGGCTGTTTGCCCTGTTGGCAGAACCGGCCTGGCAGGAACGTATTCCCTGGGATTCTCTCCATCTCCACTGGGGAGACGAACGGTGTGTGGCCATGGATGATCCGCAAAGCAATTATGGTGCGACCCGGCGGTTGCTCCTGGACCGGATACCATTGGCTGCCGACCATATTCACCGTATCCACGGCGAGAGTGCCAACCCGCTGATGGAAGCCGAACGTCATGCCCGGCAATTGGCCGCCCTGCTTCCCGCCGGACCTGAGGGTCTCCCCTGCCTGGATTGGATCATTCTGGGACTTGGCACCGACGGTCACACGGCATCACTCTTTGCCGGCGACCATGCCGAAAGATGGTCGGAAACGGCCCGGTTTTGTCTGGTCTGTCACCATCCGGTCACAGGACAGGCACGCATCTCCCTGAATCTTCCCCTGATCAATGCAGCCAAACGGGTGACCTTTCTGGTAACCGGCAGCGCCAAGGCTCCAACAGTCGCCGCAATTCT
Proteins encoded:
- a CDS encoding DUF2062 domain-containing protein yields the protein MLLTRRPKQAGRSNRQRRSDFLWRWVVVQTKRHLIRYMLRSRHPPGYSARAAFVGLFVNFTPTVGFQVPLVVGIWSLARILGQRWHFNLPLACAWTLLTNLATMGPLYYLFLRTGRLMLGQTEATHGFASFVAQLNTTSPTDLGWLDSMLFYWHLVVDTFGLPLLIGSLPWALLTAILGYVWTMRFMSYRQKQRHLKNR
- the pgl gene encoding 6-phosphogluconolactonase encodes the protein MTLHIHPDTDATLRALAKHIVIATQDARHRQAPLHVAIPGGETPNRLFALLAEPAWQERIPWDSLHLHWGDERCVAMDDPQSNYGATRRLLLDRIPLAADHIHRIHGESANPLMEAERHARQLAALLPAGPEGLPCLDWIILGLGTDGHTASLFAGDHAERWSETARFCLVCHHPVTGQARISLNLPLINAAKRVTFLVTGSAKAPTVAAILDPSAPKSPWPAGQVQPQSGRLEWFLDRDAAALLPDGVYLDQPA